In Paludibaculum fermentans, the genomic stretch TCCCTCGAAGCCGCCCTGCGCCTCGACACCCGGCCCGCGACCAGCCTCGAGGAAGAGATCTTCCACCGCATCCTCACCCACACCTGGAACCTGCGGCGCATCGAATCCTTCGAGTGCCTGATCCTCGCCGAAACGGACCCATTGGCTGAGACCAACACCCGCGACGGTCAGCTCGAACGCTACGCCCGTTATCGCCGCGACCTCGAGCGCGGCCTTTACCGCGCCATCAAGGAGCTCAGCAAACTCCAAACCGAGCGCGCTGCCCTCGCCCAGCAACACCCCGATGTCGTCAAAGCCGTCCGCGAAAACGTCCCCTTGGCCGAGGTCACCCGCCTGACCAGCAACACCGACGAACTCTTTTTCTACGAAGGCTATGGCCGACCGCGCCGGGCGCTCGAACACCTCACCACCGGCATCGATACCAATCACCCCGACAACCAGGATCCGCTGGCCGACCTCCAGCCGATCCGCGTTCCACGAAACGAAGCCAACCCAATGCGCGAAGACGGGCTGCCCAACCTGAACTACAACTTCTCGGGCCTCTAATCACCAAGCCCAGGCGAAGCCGCCGCCCATCGACGGAACGAAGCCATTGACGACCTCCGCCGCGAGTCGTGACCACAGCCGGAGCCCCATCCAGCACCGCTCTTTGAAATCCTCACCTCTGCCCCCACCAGGGGAGCCCCGACCGCACACGCCGCGCCACAGCTGTGCCCGTGCCTCGCCCAGTTCCTGAGCGCAAGCGACGGGCTCCCCCGAGGACTCCAGTCCCTGAACCCTTGAACTGGTGCGACGAAACGAAGCCACACCGCCGGCCTGCCGGCCGCCGGACCATCTCGGCGCCCGCGCCACGCCCGGCAGTGCGGCCCCGTCTCCTCTATTTACCTGCCTGCCCGGCGCCGCCCGTGCTCGCCGCATACGTCTCGTCCGGCGTCGGCAGCCCGCCCGTCGCCCACTTCTCATTCGGCTGCGCACCCATCCGGAACCGCAGCGTCCCTCCGTTCACAATCTCGCTGTGCGAGATCCACGAGCGGTCCAGCGGCCGGCCGTTCAAGGTCGCCGACTGCACATAGATCTCATCCTCCGACTTCCGCGCCGCTTCCACCGTGAACCGCTTCCCATTCTCCAGCCGGATGCTGGCCTTCTGGAACAGTGGCGACCCGATGGCATAAATCGGCTGCCCCGGATTCACCGGATAGAACCCCAACGCGCTGAAGATGTACCAGGCCGACATTTGCCCGTTGTCCTCATCGCCCAGCCAGCCCGCCGGACCCGGCTTGTAGTTCCGCACCATTACTTCATGCGCCCACTTCTGCGCCTTCCACGGCTGGCCCGCATAGTCGTACAGGTAGATCACGTGGTGTACCGGCTCGTTGATGTGCGCATACTGCCCCATCTCGCCCATCTTCGCTTCCGTCATCTCGTGGATCACCTGCTTGTAGCCGCCCACCTTGAAATCTGTCGTCGTGCTGAACAGTTCGTCCAGCTTCTTCAGGAACGCATCGCGGCCGCCCATCAGCGCCATCAGCCCCGGAACGTCATGCTGCACGGACCAAAGCCATTGCCACGCGTTGCCTTCGGTGAACACTCCACCCCAGTCCAGCGGATCGAACGGAGTCAACCACGACCCATCCCGGTTCCGCCCGCGCATGTAGCCCGTCGACGCGTCATACAGGTTGCGGTACGACTTCGCCTGCTTCATGAACCGCTCGTAGTCATCCTTCTTGCCCAATGCCCGCGCCACCTGCGCGACGCAGAAATCGTCGTACGCATACTCCAGCGTCCGCGCGGCCGACTCCTGCACGCCGCCATCGGCCGGCACGTAGCCCAGTTTCAGGTAATCCTCGATGCCCAGCCGCGCTTTGAAGACCCCGGTGCCCGGCAGCGTCGCGTCCTTGCGGATCGCGGCATACGCCTTCTCGATATCAAACCCGCGGATCCCCTTCATGTAGGCGTCAGCCACGGCCGAGTCGCCGTGCGTGCCGATCATCACGTTGCGCTCAATCGGGTTCGGCCATGTCGGAATCCATCCGCCCTCTTCATACGTATGCACCATCGCCCGCATGATCTCCGCGTTGCGGCTCGGGCTGGCCACCGTCAACAAGGGGAACTGGGCGCGGAACACGTCCCAGAAACCGATATCCGTGAACATGGGGCCCGCGTGCACCTTGCCGTCGTAGAGCCCGTAATGCACCGTCTCGCCCTTCGCGTCCGTCTCGTTCAGCATCCGCGGAAACTGCAGCGAGTGGTAGTAAGCCGTGTAGAACGTCTTTCGCTGCTCGGCCGTGCCGCCCTGGATCTCGAACGTCGCCAGGGCGCGATCCCACACCTGCTGCGCCGCCGCGGCCGCCGCGTCCACATCGGCCTTGGGCAGTTCGGCCTTCATGGCGCGTTCCGCCTGCTCCAGGCTGATCAGCGACGTACCCACGCGTACCGTCACCACCTCGCCCGCGCGGAAGCCAACATACGCGCCCGTATGCGGGCCTGAGCGTTTCTTCGCCTCGTCCTTGGCACCCTTGATGTCCCACGTGCCGGACGACGTGAAAGGCTTGTCAAACTCGGCCACGAAATAGACCGCGAACCCGGGCACCGACCCGCGCGCCGTCAGCGAGTTCGTCCCCGTGATCCGGTTCGACTCCGGGTGGATCTCCACTGAGCTGCCGCCGTTGTTGGCATCCAGCACCACCCAGGCGTCGCCCTCCTTGGGAAACGTGAATCGTAGAATCCCGCCGTGCGCGCTCGGCGCCATCGAGACTTTCGTCTTGTAGTCGTCCAGCAGCACGTCATACCGGTAGGCCTTCGCCGTCTCGTTCGCATGCTGGAACTTCGAGCCCCGCTGATCCGGCAGCACTTTCAGCGGACCCGTGCCGGGCATGATCGAGAACGAGCCCCAGTCAATGGTCCAGGCCGAAGGACGATGCGTCATCCGGAAGCCCCGGATATTGTCCTTGGCGTACTGATAGGGCCAGCCGCCGTCGCCGGTCTGGGCGGTCCAGGCCGCCATTGCATAGGGGATGAAGATGGCCGGATAGGTGTTGCCGCGAGACAACTCGTATTTGGAATCGGTGCCCACCAGGGGGTCGGGCAGATCCGACAGGCGATCCGCGCCGGAGCACAGCGACAGGCAGAGGAGGGGAAGAAGAAAACGTTGCATGGCTAGGGGTATAAATCCACCTACCATGTTAGTCCGAATGAGATGCGCGGCTCTGAAACACCAATGCGTGGCCCCGTCAGGACCGGTTGGGGAATCGGCCCTGCCCGCCTTCCCTGGGCTTGCTCCCGCCCGGCAACAACGGCAGAATTGAGCTTCGCCCCCTGGCGATCCCAATCCGATGCATCATATCCGGCACTCCGCCTCCCTTCTGTTCCTCCTGGCAACCGCCCTCCTCCAGGCGCAACAGCCCTCCGCTGAGCCTCGGCCCACCACGGCCGCTGAGGCGCCCCAACGCGATACCAGCTACATCGACGCCCAGGGAACCGCCCACATCACCCGCGTCGTGCCGGTTCCGAAGACCCTCAGTCCCCAGGCGCAACGCTCGCTCAGCCGCCAGGTGCCCGATCAGGGTCCGCCCCAATCTCTGGCCGAGCGGCGCAAAAGCACCGATGCCTACACCGCCCGAGCTCGCGCGGAATGGACCCGCCTGTGTCCCAATCAACTGGTGGAAGACAAAATCGCCGGTGTCCCTGTCCGCATCGTCACCCCGGAAGGAATGCCCGCGTCCAACCAGGACAAGGTTCTGCTCAACCTCCACGGCGGCGGCTTCAACTCGGATTCCGGCTCCTATACGGAGTCAATTCCCATCGCCTCCTACACGAGGATCAAGGTGGTCGCTGTCCTCTACCGCCTGGCGCCGGAGCATCCGTTCCCGGCCGCTGTCGATGACTCCATCGCTGTCTACAGGGAGTTGCTGAAGACCTATAAGCCCGGCCGCATCGTGATCTATGGCACTTCGGCCGGAGCTATTCTCACCGCCCAGGTGGCCGTCCGCCTCAAGCAACTGGGCTTGCCCCAACCCGCCGCGCTCGGCATCTTCAGCGGCATGGGCGACTTCTCACGCAATGGGGATTCGTTGGCCCTGTTCAGCCTCGGCGGGCTATCCGGACATCTGGAGCCGCCCATCGACGAGCCGCACGACCCCGAATATGCCACCACCACCAACCCTCGGGATCCCGTGCTCTCGCCCATCTTCTCTGACCTGCGCGGCCTGCCGCCCACCCTGTTCATCACCAGCGGCCGCGACTTGCTGCTCTCCGGCACCGTCGATCTCCACCGCGCCTATTACAACGCAGGCGTGGACGCGCGTCTGGTGGTCTTCGACGCGCTGCCCCACGCCTTCTGGTACAACCCGAATCTGCCGGAGGCCATCGAGGCCAATCACATAATGGCCGGCTTCTTCCTCCAGCAGTTGATGAAATGACCCGCCGCCGCCTTCGCGACTGACTAGCCAACCAGGCTGAACCGCTCCGCCTTCGCGCCGCAGATCGGGCACGCAGCCGGCGGCTGCCCGAACTCGATGTGGCCGCACATCGGACACAGGTAGAAGTTCAGCTCCGTCAGGTCCTTCCCCTCCGCCACCGCCTGCAAGGCGAGCTTGTAAAGTTCGGCATGCACCGCTTCGGCCTTCATCGCGAAGCCGAACATGACCCGTGCGCGGTGGTTCTCCTTCTGCGCTTCCTCCAGCATCGGCGGGTACATCGTGGTGAACTCATAGGTCTCACCTTCAATGGCGGACTGCAGGTTGTCCTTCGTGGTGCCTACGCCGTCCATGTTCCGGAAATGCGCTTCGGCGTGAATCCGCTCCGCTTCCGCGGCGGTCCGGAACAGCTTCGCCACATTGGGAAATCCATCGGTCTCGGCCCGCTTGGCAAACGCGCGGTACTTCTGGTGCGCCTGGCTCTCGCCGGAGAATGCTTCCTTCAGATTGTCAGTAGTATTGCTCATCGTGAATACCGTCCTTATTGAGGTGTAAGAAGACGAAACCTGCCGCGCCCAATCGCGAGACCCAGGTGTCATTACGGCTTGAGCATATCACGGGCAAGCAGTGTAATCAGGCCTTAATATCGATAACAAAGGCTCCGAACGCCCGGCCGTGACTGGTTTGGGCCAGGCTCACGCGCGCTCCCCTTCAGCGCTCTGCTTCTCGATGGACACCTGCCCGGATGGCCGGGCTACGAGTAGAACTCCTTGCGGTGCTCTTCGGCATACGTCTTCAGGCGCGCCGCCACCTCGGGATACTGTTCGATCACATTCACCGTCTCGAACGGGTCCTTCTCCATGTCGAACAGGGAAAGCTCGATCGAGGCCTGCCGGAACCTGCCCGGCTTTCCATCGTTGCCCGCCTCGATCAGCGTTCGGTAGTTGTGCGGCACGTGCAGTTTCCAGTGCCCATCGCCGCTGATCACCCCTTCGAAATTGGGCCCCGTGCAGAAGGCGTAGTAGTCGTGCGGATTCCTGGCCCCCGGCTTGTCCACAATGAGATCCCAAACGTTCCTGCCGTCAATCGGGTTCTTTGGCAGCGGAGCCCCGGCCAGACCCGCAAACGTGGGCAGCAGGTCAATCGAGCTGAACGCCTTCACCGACGCCGAACCCGCCTGGATCCGGCCCGGATACCGCATGATGCACGCGCTGCGGGTTCCGCCATCGAAACCGGTTCCCTTCGCCTCCCGGAACGGAGTCGCACCCGCATGGTTGCCGTACGATGTCCACGGACCATTGTCCGAGGTGAAGACGAGCAGCGTGTTGTCCTCCACCCCGTTCTGGCGCAGAGCCTTCGTGATCTCTCCGACTGACCAGTCGATCTCCATCATCACGTCGCCATAGACGCCGGCGCCCGATTTCCCTTTGAACTTCTCGCTCCGGAACAGGGGCACATGCGGCATGGAGTGCGGCACATAGAGAAAGAATGGATTGGCCTTGCTGCGTTGGATGAAGTCGACCGCGTGCTCCGTGTACCACGTCGTCAGCATCGGCTGGTGCTCCGGCGTCATGCGCGGGATCTTTACCTGGCCGTTCTCCCAGAACTGCAAGGGGAACTTGCTGTAGGCCTGGGGGTTCTCCGGATGAAACTCCCACATGTCGTTCGAGTACATCAGGCCGCACGATTCATCGAAGCCTCGAGCCGGCGGACGCGTCTCCGGCTGGTCGCCCACGTGCCACTTGCCGAAGACCGCGGTGCGGTAGTTCTTCGCCTGCAGCACCTGGCCCATCGTGGCGAAGCCGGGATCGAGCCCCCGAGCTCCTGGTCCGTGCGCTCCAAAGACCTTGGTGCGTCCGGGATAGCACCCGCTCAGCAGCGCCGAGCGCGACGCCGAACAAACCGCCTGCGGCACATAGAAGTTGTTAAAGCGGCAGCCCTCGCTCGCCAGCCGCTCGACATTCGGTGTCGGGTAGTTGGGGTGCCCGAATGGCTTGAAGTCAGCCCAGCCCGAATCGTCCAGGAAGATGAGCACGATGTTCGGCGCGCTCG encodes the following:
- a CDS encoding GH92 family glycosyl hydrolase gives rise to the protein MQRFLLPLLCLSLCSGADRLSDLPDPLVGTDSKYELSRGNTYPAIFIPYAMAAWTAQTGDGGWPYQYAKDNIRGFRMTHRPSAWTIDWGSFSIMPGTGPLKVLPDQRGSKFQHANETAKAYRYDVLLDDYKTKVSMAPSAHGGILRFTFPKEGDAWVVLDANNGGSSVEIHPESNRITGTNSLTARGSVPGFAVYFVAEFDKPFTSSGTWDIKGAKDEAKKRSGPHTGAYVGFRAGEVVTVRVGTSLISLEQAERAMKAELPKADVDAAAAAAQQVWDRALATFEIQGGTAEQRKTFYTAYYHSLQFPRMLNETDAKGETVHYGLYDGKVHAGPMFTDIGFWDVFRAQFPLLTVASPSRNAEIMRAMVHTYEEGGWIPTWPNPIERNVMIGTHGDSAVADAYMKGIRGFDIEKAYAAIRKDATLPGTGVFKARLGIEDYLKLGYVPADGGVQESAARTLEYAYDDFCVAQVARALGKKDDYERFMKQAKSYRNLYDASTGYMRGRNRDGSWLTPFDPLDWGGVFTEGNAWQWLWSVQHDVPGLMALMGGRDAFLKKLDELFSTTTDFKVGGYKQVIHEMTEAKMGEMGQYAHINEPVHHVIYLYDYAGQPWKAQKWAHEVMVRNYKPGPAGWLGDEDNGQMSAWYIFSALGFYPVNPGQPIYAIGSPLFQKASIRLENGKRFTVEAARKSEDEIYVQSATLNGRPLDRSWISHSEIVNGGTLRFRMGAQPNEKWATGGLPTPDETYAASTGGAGQAGK
- a CDS encoding alpha/beta hydrolase, with translation MHHIRHSASLLFLLATALLQAQQPSAEPRPTTAAEAPQRDTSYIDAQGTAHITRVVPVPKTLSPQAQRSLSRQVPDQGPPQSLAERRKSTDAYTARARAEWTRLCPNQLVEDKIAGVPVRIVTPEGMPASNQDKVLLNLHGGGFNSDSGSYTESIPIASYTRIKVVAVLYRLAPEHPFPAAVDDSIAVYRELLKTYKPGRIVIYGTSAGAILTAQVAVRLKQLGLPQPAALGIFSGMGDFSRNGDSLALFSLGGLSGHLEPPIDEPHDPEYATTTNPRDPVLSPIFSDLRGLPPTLFITSGRDLLLSGTVDLHRAYYNAGVDARLVVFDALPHAFWYNPNLPEAIEANHIMAGFFLQQLMK
- a CDS encoding rubrerythrin family protein — encoded protein: MSNTTDNLKEAFSGESQAHQKYRAFAKRAETDGFPNVAKLFRTAAEAERIHAEAHFRNMDGVGTTKDNLQSAIEGETYEFTTMYPPMLEEAQKENHRARVMFGFAMKAEAVHAELYKLALQAVAEGKDLTELNFYLCPMCGHIEFGQPPAACPICGAKAERFSLVG
- a CDS encoding sulfatase family protein, which encodes MNRRDFLQKTAFAGITSLGLPQAVRAASAPNIVLIFLDDSGWADFKPFGHPNYPTPNVERLASEGCRFNNFYVPQAVCSASRSALLSGCYPGRTKVFGAHGPGARGLDPGFATMGQVLQAKNYRTAVFGKWHVGDQPETRPPARGFDESCGLMYSNDMWEFHPENPQAYSKFPLQFWENGQVKIPRMTPEHQPMLTTWYTEHAVDFIQRSKANPFFLYVPHSMPHVPLFRSEKFKGKSGAGVYGDVMMEIDWSVGEITKALRQNGVEDNTLLVFTSDNGPWTSYGNHAGATPFREAKGTGFDGGTRSACIMRYPGRIQAGSASVKAFSSIDLLPTFAGLAGAPLPKNPIDGRNVWDLIVDKPGARNPHDYYAFCTGPNFEGVISGDGHWKLHVPHNYRTLIEAGNDGKPGRFRQASIELSLFDMEKDPFETVNVIEQYPEVAARLKTYAEEHRKEFYS